A genome region from Solirubrobacter pauli includes the following:
- a CDS encoding ATP-binding cassette domain-containing protein: MDYAIEAEGLRKRFKDTQALDGVSLAARRGSVLGVLGPNGAGKTTAVRILATLIGADEGSARIDGIDVAAEPAKVRETIGLTGQYASVDELLTGEQNLVMIGQLLNLSGKQARARAAELLAWFDLTDAAKRPAKTYSGGMRRRLDLAASLVGRPSVIFLDEPTTGLDPSKREDMWGVVRSLVHDGSTVLLTTQYLEEADALADEITVIDKGRVIAHDTPDGLKRVVGGQRLTVRPTDPGRIDETATLIGELAGVRAERTDRGVLTVPVSGDEVLGDAVYRLSEAGIAVTELSLHLPSLDEVFFTLTGRTDAAANTQEVLA, from the coding sequence ATGGACTACGCCATCGAAGCTGAAGGGCTCCGCAAGCGCTTCAAGGACACGCAGGCGCTGGACGGGGTGAGCCTGGCCGCGCGCCGCGGGAGCGTCCTCGGCGTGCTCGGGCCGAACGGAGCGGGCAAGACGACCGCGGTCCGGATCCTCGCCACGCTCATCGGCGCGGATGAGGGCAGCGCCCGCATCGACGGGATCGACGTCGCCGCCGAGCCGGCCAAGGTCCGCGAGACGATCGGGCTGACGGGCCAGTACGCGTCCGTGGACGAGCTGCTCACCGGCGAGCAGAACCTCGTGATGATCGGCCAGCTGCTGAACCTGAGCGGCAAGCAGGCGCGCGCCCGCGCCGCCGAGCTGCTCGCCTGGTTCGACCTCACGGACGCGGCCAAGCGTCCCGCCAAGACGTACTCGGGCGGCATGCGCCGCCGGCTGGACCTCGCCGCGAGCCTGGTCGGCCGCCCGTCGGTGATCTTCCTCGACGAGCCGACCACGGGCCTGGACCCGAGCAAGCGCGAGGACATGTGGGGCGTCGTGCGCAGCCTCGTCCACGACGGCTCGACGGTGCTGCTCACCACGCAGTACCTCGAGGAGGCCGACGCGCTCGCCGACGAGATCACCGTCATCGACAAGGGCCGCGTGATCGCGCACGACACGCCGGACGGGCTCAAGCGCGTCGTCGGCGGTCAGCGGCTGACCGTGCGCCCGACCGACCCGGGCCGGATCGACGAGACCGCGACGCTCATCGGCGAGCTCGCCGGCGTGCGCGCGGAGCGCACCGACCGCGGCGTCCTGACGGTCCCCGTCAGCGGCGACGAGGTGCTCGGCGACGCCGTCTACCGCCTCTCCGAGGCCGGGATCGCGGTGACCGAGCTGTCGCTGCACCTGCCCAGCCTCGATGAGGTCTTCTTCACCCTGACCGGCCGCACCGACGCGGCCGCCAACACCCAGGAGGTGCTCGCATGA
- a CDS encoding ABC transporter permease, with amino-acid sequence MSALALPRHSLVLAKRNLFGVLRNPEALIDVTVQPMIFLALFTYIFGGAIAGGSQHDYLQFLLPGVLAQTIAFGAVAIGVNLNTDIEKGVFDRFRSLPISRAAPLIGAVLADIVRFTLVCVVTLGFGYVIGFRAETGPLEVLAACAIVIAFALCLAWASVFIGTVARTPGAVQGIVFLIMFPLTFGSSSFVPTDTMPGWLQSFTDVNPMTHLIGTLRALLLDQPMGNHLLWTLVSMAALLVIFVPLALRGYGRRA; translated from the coding sequence ATGAGCGCGCTGGCTCTCCCCCGACACAGCCTCGTGCTGGCCAAGCGCAACCTGTTCGGGGTCCTGCGCAACCCCGAGGCGCTGATCGACGTGACCGTCCAGCCGATGATCTTCCTCGCGCTGTTCACGTACATCTTCGGCGGCGCGATCGCGGGCGGCTCCCAGCACGACTACCTGCAGTTCCTGCTGCCGGGCGTGCTCGCGCAGACGATCGCGTTCGGCGCGGTGGCGATCGGCGTCAACCTCAACACCGACATCGAGAAGGGCGTCTTCGACCGCTTCCGGAGCCTGCCGATCTCCCGCGCCGCACCGCTGATCGGCGCCGTGCTCGCGGACATCGTGCGATTCACGCTTGTGTGCGTCGTCACCCTCGGCTTCGGCTACGTGATCGGGTTCCGCGCCGAGACCGGCCCGCTCGAGGTGCTCGCCGCCTGCGCGATCGTCATCGCGTTCGCGCTGTGCCTGGCCTGGGCCTCGGTGTTCATCGGCACGGTCGCCCGCACGCCGGGCGCCGTGCAGGGCATCGTCTTCCTGATCATGTTCCCGCTGACGTTCGGCTCGAGCTCGTTCGTCCCGACCGACACGATGCCGGGCTGGCTGCAGTCGTTCACTGACGTGAACCCGATGACGCACCTGATCGGCACGCTGCGCGCGCTGCTGCTCGACCAGCCGATGGGCAACCACCTGCTCTGGACGCTCGTGTCCATGGCGGCCCTGCTGGTGATCTTCGTGCCGCTCGCCCTACGGGGTTACGGGCGCCGGGCGTGA
- a CDS encoding BTAD domain-containing putative transcriptional regulator produces MRIGLLGPLEIEHDGTPVAVGGGRLRALLARLALDAGRPVTTGALVDALWEDDLPADHVHALQSLVSRLRRALGDPALVAPAPGGYRLETTWTDVQEFERAPGQALHLWRGPALADLREYRFAQQAAARLEEQRVTALIDTGDVAALEALHTEHPLHERLAARLIGSLFAVGRQADALAVYERTRRRLDDELGVAPSPELQQAHLAVLQAEPTAARRTNLPAPVTSFVGRERELAQIDELLQRSRLVTLLGPGGAGKTRLAREAVARHVDECDDGVWFVELAPVTAESELVPATLGALGLREAVLPGMMPRDTLNHLLGVLAEREAIVVLDNCEHVIAGAADLTDRLLAACPRLKVVATSREALAIDGEALVPVPPLAETPALALFADRAAAARPGYVVDDAAREICRRLDGLPLALELAAARLRTLTASELAARLDDRFRLLTGGSRTALPRHRTLRAVVDWSWELLEEPERVLARRLAVFTAGATVASASAVYGDDAFDGLAALAERSIVQVVPDAEPTRYRMLETIREYGLEKLEEAGELDSTRAAHARYFADLVAEAEPKLRGHEQARWYTLLDAEREHIIAALRHFSDVQDARSGVRLAVELFWLWLLSGSQQEAKTWTAFAVAIPGEADPTDRAIAESVLQLAALEDHPYQEDAQALIAEMYERVGALDDADRPLVALAKVVLELFAGVESNTHERAAREHPDAWVRAVVRLFLAGKAENDGEIELMGEHLATARTQLIELGDAFALGMALFLESGRLMLLSRLDEAEQTLEEVREAFSALNPDALAGMLDMRISDLRLRAGDVDGARELASRARHRRDIGRDDLAFVQSLQARIEWLAGNLDAADAVLTDALSRLEGLPPAMPGAHGHALVNAVAASVAAERGDFERAATYLAVAQAAAENTKDMPMHAAVAVSAAAVAAAKGDHDGAAELLAAATAIRGVDDPTNPEITRLALTPPPPPTRAAGLERMAAFASRPAPVTP; encoded by the coding sequence ATGCGCATTGGCCTGCTGGGGCCGTTGGAGATCGAGCACGACGGAACGCCGGTCGCGGTCGGAGGCGGCCGCCTGCGCGCGCTGCTCGCCCGGCTCGCCCTCGACGCCGGCCGCCCCGTCACCACCGGGGCGCTCGTGGACGCGCTGTGGGAGGACGACCTCCCGGCTGATCACGTGCACGCGCTGCAGTCGCTCGTCTCGCGCCTGCGGCGTGCGCTCGGGGACCCGGCGCTCGTGGCGCCCGCGCCCGGCGGCTACCGCCTCGAGACGACGTGGACCGACGTGCAGGAGTTCGAGCGCGCGCCCGGCCAGGCTCTGCACCTGTGGCGCGGCCCGGCGCTGGCCGACCTGCGCGAGTACCGCTTCGCGCAGCAGGCGGCCGCGCGGCTGGAAGAGCAGCGCGTCACGGCGCTGATCGACACCGGCGACGTGGCCGCGCTGGAGGCGCTGCACACCGAGCACCCGTTGCACGAGCGGCTCGCGGCGCGGCTGATCGGCTCGCTGTTCGCCGTCGGCCGCCAGGCGGACGCGCTGGCCGTCTACGAGCGCACGCGCCGCCGGCTGGACGACGAGCTCGGCGTGGCGCCTTCGCCCGAGCTCCAGCAGGCGCACCTCGCGGTGCTCCAGGCCGAGCCGACCGCGGCGCGCCGCACGAACCTCCCGGCGCCGGTCACGAGCTTCGTCGGCCGTGAGCGCGAGCTGGCCCAGATCGACGAGCTGCTGCAGCGCTCGCGCCTGGTCACGCTGCTCGGCCCGGGCGGCGCGGGCAAGACGCGGCTCGCGCGCGAGGCGGTCGCCCGTCACGTCGACGAGTGCGACGACGGCGTCTGGTTCGTCGAGCTCGCGCCCGTGACCGCCGAGTCCGAGCTCGTCCCCGCCACGCTCGGCGCGCTCGGCCTGCGCGAGGCGGTGCTGCCCGGCATGATGCCGCGCGACACGCTCAACCACCTGCTCGGCGTGCTCGCCGAGCGCGAGGCGATCGTCGTCCTCGACAACTGCGAGCACGTGATCGCGGGCGCGGCCGACCTCACCGACCGCCTGCTCGCCGCCTGCCCGCGGCTGAAGGTCGTCGCCACGAGCCGTGAGGCGCTCGCGATCGACGGCGAGGCGCTCGTCCCCGTGCCGCCCCTGGCCGAGACGCCCGCGCTGGCGCTGTTCGCCGACCGCGCGGCGGCCGCCCGGCCCGGCTACGTCGTCGACGACGCCGCGCGCGAGATCTGCCGCCGCCTGGACGGCCTCCCGCTCGCGCTCGAGCTGGCCGCGGCGCGCCTGCGCACGCTCACCGCGAGCGAGCTCGCCGCGCGGCTGGACGACCGCTTCCGGCTGCTCACCGGCGGCAGCCGCACCGCGCTCCCACGCCACCGCACGCTGCGCGCCGTCGTCGACTGGAGCTGGGAGCTGCTCGAGGAGCCAGAGCGCGTGCTCGCCCGCCGGCTGGCCGTGTTCACCGCCGGCGCGACCGTCGCGTCCGCGAGCGCCGTCTACGGGGACGACGCGTTCGACGGCCTCGCCGCGCTCGCCGAGCGCTCGATCGTGCAGGTCGTCCCCGACGCCGAGCCGACTCGCTACCGGATGCTCGAGACGATCCGCGAGTACGGGCTCGAGAAGCTCGAGGAGGCGGGTGAGCTCGACAGCACGCGCGCCGCGCACGCCCGCTACTTCGCCGACCTCGTCGCGGAGGCCGAGCCGAAGCTGCGCGGCCACGAGCAGGCCCGCTGGTACACGCTGCTGGACGCCGAGCGCGAGCACATCATCGCCGCCCTGCGCCACTTCAGCGACGTCCAGGACGCGCGCTCCGGCGTCCGGCTCGCGGTCGAGCTGTTCTGGCTGTGGCTGCTGTCGGGCAGCCAGCAGGAGGCCAAGACGTGGACCGCCTTCGCGGTCGCGATCCCGGGTGAGGCCGATCCCACCGACCGCGCGATCGCCGAGAGCGTGCTGCAGCTGGCCGCGTTGGAAGACCATCCGTACCAGGAGGACGCGCAGGCGCTGATCGCCGAGATGTACGAGCGCGTCGGGGCGCTGGACGACGCCGACCGTCCGCTCGTGGCGCTCGCCAAGGTCGTGCTGGAGCTGTTCGCCGGCGTGGAGTCCAACACGCACGAGCGGGCGGCACGCGAGCACCCGGACGCGTGGGTACGCGCCGTCGTGCGGCTGTTCCTCGCGGGCAAGGCCGAGAACGACGGCGAGATCGAGCTGATGGGCGAGCACCTGGCGACCGCGCGGACGCAGCTGATCGAGCTCGGCGACGCGTTCGCGCTCGGCATGGCGCTGTTCCTGGAGAGCGGCCGGCTGATGCTGCTGTCGCGGCTCGACGAGGCCGAGCAGACGCTCGAGGAGGTGCGCGAGGCGTTCTCGGCGCTGAACCCGGACGCGCTCGCGGGCATGCTGGACATGCGCATCTCGGACCTGCGCCTGCGCGCCGGTGACGTCGACGGTGCGCGCGAGCTCGCGTCACGCGCACGCCACCGCCGGGACATCGGCCGCGACGACCTCGCGTTCGTCCAGTCCTTGCAGGCGCGGATCGAGTGGCTCGCGGGGAACCTGGACGCCGCGGACGCCGTGCTGACCGATGCGCTCTCGCGCCTGGAAGGGCTGCCGCCCGCGATGCCGGGCGCGCACGGCCACGCCCTGGTGAACGCCGTGGCGGCGTCCGTGGCCGCCGAGCGCGGGGACTTCGAGCGCGCCGCGACCTACCTGGCGGTTGCGCAGGCGGCGGCGGAGAACACGAAGGACATGCCGATGCACGCCGCGGTGGCGGTCAGCGCGGCGGCGGTGGCGGCGGCCAAGGGTGACCACGACGGCGCCGCCGAGCTGCTCGCGGCGGCGACGGCGATCCGCGGCGTGGACGATCCCACCAACCCGGAGATCACCCGGCTCGCGCTCACGCCGCCTCCGCCGCCGACCCGCGCCGCGGGCCTGGAGCGGATGGCCGCGTTCGCCTCACGCCCGGCGCCCGTAACCCCGTAG
- a CDS encoding RidA family protein, with the protein MSVELLNVPGRQTTPFYHHVSVASGERIIHVAGQVGSDDDLQLVEGGLAAQAEQALRNVVAAVEAAGATAADLVKLTMYVTDWTPDQLEALGAGLAAVEGVPRVPASLIGVSILFEPGYRIEIEAVAVA; encoded by the coding sequence ATGAGCGTCGAACTCCTCAACGTCCCGGGCCGTCAGACGACCCCCTTCTACCACCACGTGTCCGTCGCGAGCGGTGAGCGGATCATCCACGTCGCCGGCCAGGTCGGGTCCGACGACGACCTCCAGCTCGTCGAGGGCGGGCTCGCCGCGCAGGCCGAGCAGGCGCTGCGCAACGTCGTCGCGGCGGTCGAGGCCGCGGGCGCGACGGCGGCCGACCTGGTGAAGCTGACGATGTACGTCACCGACTGGACGCCGGACCAGCTCGAAGCGCTCGGGGCGGGGCTCGCCGCGGTGGAAGGCGTGCCGCGCGTGCCCGCCTCGCTGATCGGCGTGTCGATCCTGTTCGAGCCCGGCTACCGGATCGAGATCGAGGCCGTCGCGGTCGCCTAG
- a CDS encoding SDR family NAD(P)-dependent oxidoreductase: protein MDGLRILLTGASSGVGLATTERLARGGARLALVARGEVALEDTARRARELGAEAHALPADLSDRAAATAVVEAAVERLGGLDVVISNAGAVVFGHFLEVDPDDFDRTLDVTFGGAVNLLRAALPHLRESEGTVIAVSSMMARLPLPAFSSYTAAKHALRGFLNTLQVEEREQGTGVRFAMINPGPLDTPIYGRATSAIGRSPAKLFDAYHPDEIAKAVERALTSRRHERTVGGESKLMTLLYETVRPAGELALVFVDRWYRLGGEAAPSPGSLYTGNDRARIGDGHPARRSGDVLALGRNLFGAARRVVALGPALLRPVPEER from the coding sequence ATGGACGGACTGCGGATCCTGCTCACCGGCGCCAGCAGTGGGGTCGGGCTGGCCACGACCGAACGCCTCGCCCGGGGCGGCGCACGGCTCGCGCTGGTGGCGCGGGGCGAGGTGGCGCTCGAGGACACCGCGCGACGGGCTCGCGAGCTCGGTGCCGAAGCCCACGCGCTGCCCGCCGACCTGTCGGACCGGGCGGCGGCGACCGCCGTCGTGGAGGCGGCCGTCGAGCGGCTCGGCGGCCTGGACGTGGTGATCTCCAACGCGGGTGCCGTCGTCTTCGGGCACTTCCTCGAGGTCGATCCCGACGACTTCGACCGCACGCTGGACGTGACGTTCGGCGGCGCCGTCAACCTGCTGCGCGCCGCGCTCCCGCACCTGCGCGAGAGCGAGGGGACGGTGATCGCGGTGTCGTCGATGATGGCGCGCCTGCCGCTGCCGGCGTTCTCGAGCTACACGGCCGCCAAGCACGCGCTGCGCGGCTTCCTCAACACGCTGCAGGTCGAAGAGCGCGAGCAGGGCACGGGCGTGCGCTTCGCGATGATCAACCCCGGCCCGCTGGACACGCCGATCTACGGCCGCGCGACCAGCGCCATCGGCCGCAGCCCCGCCAAGCTGTTCGACGCCTACCACCCCGACGAGATCGCCAAGGCGGTCGAGCGGGCGCTCACGAGCCGGCGCCACGAGCGCACGGTCGGCGGCGAGTCCAAGCTGATGACGTTGCTCTACGAGACCGTCCGGCCGGCGGGCGAGCTCGCGCTCGTGTTCGTCGATCGCTGGTACCGCCTGGGCGGAGAGGCCGCGCCGTCGCCCGGCAGCCTCTACACGGGCAACGACCGCGCGCGGATCGGCGACGGCCACCCGGCCCGCCGCAGCGGCGACGTGCTCGCGCTCGGACGCAACCTCTTCGGTGCCGCGCGCCGCGTCGTCGCGCTCGGCCCCGCGCTGCTGCGCCCCGTGCCGGAAGAGCGGTAA
- a CDS encoding cupin domain-containing protein produces the protein MGPSYVVNVADATAFEHPLSGITIDFDRPGTHFDDTGINIQVLQPGQPSCKYHHESVQEDFLVLAGECLLLLDGEERPLRTWDFVHCEPGATHAFVGAGDGPCWLLQIGARRKGQTLAYPPSELAARYGAEGVQGPEPYADWPSEARPVAPPLPGQPMTN, from the coding sequence ATGGGGCCTTCCTACGTCGTCAACGTCGCCGACGCGACGGCTTTCGAACATCCGCTGTCCGGCATCACGATCGACTTCGACCGGCCCGGCACGCACTTCGACGACACCGGGATCAACATCCAGGTGCTGCAGCCCGGCCAGCCGAGCTGCAAGTACCACCACGAGAGCGTGCAGGAGGACTTCCTCGTGCTGGCGGGCGAGTGCCTGCTGCTGCTCGACGGTGAGGAGCGTCCGCTGCGCACGTGGGACTTCGTGCACTGCGAGCCGGGCGCCACGCACGCGTTCGTCGGCGCCGGGGACGGCCCGTGCTGGCTGCTGCAGATCGGCGCGCGCCGGAAGGGCCAGACGCTCGCCTATCCGCCCAGCGAGCTCGCCGCCCGCTACGGAGCGGAGGGCGTGCAAGGCCCCGAGCCGTACGCGGACTGGCCGAGCGAGGCGCGTCCCGTTGCCCCGCCGCTGCCGGGTCAGCCGATGACGAACTGA
- a CDS encoding DMP19 family protein, with the protein MKRALTAALIAAALAGCAGEPVPAEDEGAAVEASGWPAERTPEPGFDPDDPALTTIPDDGAHGERIVRAAGKRSDFKVPAKAVAGLEPGPLVRAVVTRPFYELDSEVAADRLNPAQLAVYAIYLADFEILNGGFSQFWLNAGALGPELVPAAERVGSAELAAIFREAEAVWPGGKVPRDRAKREALLDQLDGERLAAVDERYAATQYQRKTALANVLGPYIRGNTRQFVIG; encoded by the coding sequence ATGAAGCGAGCGCTCACCGCTGCCCTGATCGCCGCCGCCCTCGCGGGCTGCGCCGGTGAGCCCGTCCCGGCGGAGGACGAGGGCGCCGCCGTCGAGGCCTCGGGCTGGCCCGCGGAGCGGACGCCGGAGCCGGGCTTCGACCCGGACGATCCCGCCCTGACCACGATCCCCGACGACGGCGCGCACGGCGAGCGGATCGTCCGCGCGGCGGGCAAGCGCTCGGACTTCAAGGTGCCGGCGAAGGCCGTCGCCGGCCTCGAGCCCGGCCCGCTCGTCCGGGCGGTGGTGACGCGCCCGTTCTACGAGCTCGACAGCGAAGTCGCGGCCGACCGGCTCAACCCCGCCCAGCTGGCCGTCTACGCCATCTACCTGGCCGACTTCGAGATCCTCAACGGCGGCTTCTCCCAGTTCTGGCTGAACGCCGGCGCGCTGGGGCCGGAGCTCGTGCCGGCGGCCGAGCGCGTCGGGTCGGCCGAGCTGGCCGCGATCTTCCGCGAGGCGGAGGCGGTATGGCCCGGCGGCAAGGTGCCGCGCGACCGGGCGAAGCGCGAAGCGCTGCTCGACCAGCTCGACGGGGAGCGGCTCGCCGCCGTGGACGAGCGCTACGCGGCGACGCAGTACCAGCGCAAGACGGCGCTCGCGAACGTCCTCGGGCCTTACATCCGCGGGAACACGCGTCAGTTCGTCATCGGCTGA
- a CDS encoding NAD(+)/NADH kinase codes for MSLVPRLVLVERPTEFRDLLARHGTREQARFFLAQRGLEIGEVEERHLRYEETRARVLGAVPPTWRTATVGREDLDRFLFADDDVVVVLGQDGLVANVSKYLGGQPVIGLNPEPERFPGVLVTHRPAALADLCADLAAGRAAIEPRTMVRAALDDGQELRALNEVFLGHRTHQSARYALTVGGRSEHQSSSGLIVATGTGATGWAKSINRGRLALPAPVAPELAWFVREAWESPTTGASLTAGLLAAAQTITVTSEIEGVVFGDGIEADHLALDWGQRVTIGAAEQRLALVR; via the coding sequence GTGAGCCTCGTCCCCCGCCTCGTCCTCGTCGAGCGGCCGACCGAGTTCCGCGACCTGCTCGCGCGCCACGGCACGCGCGAGCAGGCGCGGTTCTTCCTGGCGCAGCGGGGGCTCGAGATCGGCGAGGTCGAGGAGCGCCACCTGCGCTACGAGGAGACGCGGGCGCGCGTGCTCGGCGCCGTGCCGCCGACGTGGCGCACCGCCACCGTCGGCCGCGAGGACCTGGACCGCTTCCTGTTCGCCGACGACGACGTCGTGGTCGTGCTCGGCCAGGACGGCCTGGTCGCCAACGTCTCCAAGTACCTCGGCGGGCAGCCCGTGATCGGGCTCAACCCGGAGCCCGAGCGCTTCCCGGGCGTGCTCGTCACCCACCGCCCGGCCGCGCTGGCGGACCTGTGCGCCGACCTGGCGGCGGGCCGCGCCGCGATCGAGCCGCGCACGATGGTGCGCGCGGCGCTCGACGACGGCCAGGAGCTGCGCGCGCTCAACGAGGTCTTCCTCGGGCACCGCACGCACCAGTCGGCGCGGTACGCGCTGACGGTCGGCGGGCGCAGCGAGCACCAGTCCTCCTCCGGCTTGATCGTCGCGACCGGCACCGGCGCCACCGGCTGGGCGAAGAGCATCAACCGGGGCCGGCTGGCGCTGCCCGCGCCGGTCGCGCCGGAGCTCGCGTGGTTCGTCCGCGAGGCGTGGGAGAGCCCGACGACCGGCGCGTCGCTCACGGCCGGACTGCTCGCGGCGGCGCAGACGATCACGGTCACGAGCGAGATCGAGGGCGTCGTGTTCGGCGACGGCATCGAGGCCGACCACCTCGCGCTCGACTGGGGCCAGCGCGTCACGATCGGCGCGGCCGAGCAGCGGCTCGCGCTCGTGCGTTAG
- a CDS encoding SPFH domain-containing protein, producing MAEIKRYPFFRHLRAEPTNHVLGYRNGTLRREGAGQAFWFRAINTAIAEVPIDDRELPFLFHVRSADFQALTVQGVITFRVVDPQRVARRIDFAVDLDSGRWTQTPLEQLAGLVMQLAQQFVIDELVKRDVRRILADGVAPIRAHIAAGLAAEPALQDLGIEVVAVRVAAVAPTAELEKALQQPTREAIQQDADQATFQRRAQAVEKERAIAENELQNRIELARREEELVGREGANQRKRAEEQAAAAMVEAQGADERQALAAARKAVTIDEVQGAQLRIDAERAKIDAEMPADVLLALALRELAGNLGKVEHLTVTPDMLTPVLARLAK from the coding sequence ATGGCTGAGATCAAGCGCTACCCCTTCTTCAGGCACCTCCGGGCCGAGCCCACCAACCACGTGCTCGGCTACCGGAACGGGACGCTGCGCCGCGAGGGCGCGGGGCAGGCGTTCTGGTTCCGCGCGATCAACACCGCGATCGCCGAGGTGCCGATCGACGACCGCGAGCTGCCGTTCCTGTTCCATGTGCGCAGCGCGGACTTCCAGGCGCTGACCGTGCAGGGCGTGATCACGTTCCGGGTCGTGGACCCGCAGCGCGTCGCACGCCGGATCGACTTCGCCGTGGACCTGGACAGCGGGCGTTGGACCCAGACGCCACTCGAGCAGCTCGCCGGGCTCGTCATGCAGCTCGCGCAGCAGTTCGTGATCGACGAGCTCGTCAAGCGCGACGTCCGCCGCATCCTGGCGGACGGCGTGGCGCCGATCCGGGCGCACATCGCCGCCGGGCTCGCGGCCGAGCCGGCGCTGCAGGACCTCGGCATCGAGGTCGTGGCGGTCCGCGTGGCCGCCGTCGCACCGACGGCCGAGCTGGAGAAGGCGTTGCAGCAGCCCACGCGCGAGGCGATCCAGCAGGACGCCGACCAGGCGACGTTCCAGCGCCGCGCGCAGGCCGTCGAGAAGGAGCGCGCGATCGCCGAGAACGAGCTGCAGAACCGGATCGAGCTGGCCCGCCGCGAGGAGGAGCTCGTCGGCCGTGAAGGCGCGAACCAGCGCAAGCGCGCCGAGGAGCAGGCCGCCGCGGCGATGGTCGAGGCGCAGGGCGCGGACGAGCGCCAGGCGCTGGCGGCCGCGCGCAAGGCGGTGACCATCGACGAGGTGCAGGGGGCGCAGCTGCGGATCGACGCCGAGCGGGCGAAGATCGACGCCGAGATGCCCGCCGACGTGCTGCTGGCGCTCGCGCTGCGCGAGCTGGCCGGGAACCTCGGCAAGGTCGAGCACCTGACCGTCACGCCGGACATGCTCACCCCCGTCCTGGCGCGGTTGGCCAAGTGA
- a CDS encoding DUF998 domain-containing protein, translating to MAIRIVRAGLLGFVVLVALEHALRTDLPPSDHFVSEYAVGWTRPVQTVAFLAWAAATGACALLAARVRVRPIARTLVVGLLAAATIGLLMAAVWPTETVAGELPAGVERTLGGRLHDLGTLAILAGLLLAALVSLRLVPSTRYRLEVAGLGFALIAIVPVLVALGLDWPGVGQRGFILVGLTWQWRFATYMGQSDKNSL from the coding sequence ATGGCGATCCGGATCGTGCGCGCGGGCCTGCTGGGCTTCGTCGTCCTTGTCGCGCTCGAGCACGCGCTGCGGACCGACCTGCCGCCCTCCGACCACTTCGTGAGCGAGTACGCCGTCGGCTGGACGCGGCCCGTGCAGACGGTCGCGTTCCTCGCGTGGGCCGCGGCCACCGGGGCCTGCGCGCTGCTCGCCGCCCGCGTGCGCGTGCGGCCGATCGCCCGCACGCTGGTCGTCGGGCTGCTCGCGGCGGCGACGATCGGGCTGCTGATGGCGGCCGTGTGGCCGACGGAGACGGTCGCGGGCGAGCTGCCGGCCGGCGTGGAGCGCACGCTCGGCGGCCGGCTGCACGACCTCGGCACGCTGGCCATCCTCGCCGGCCTGCTGCTGGCCGCGCTGGTCTCGCTGCGGCTCGTCCCGAGCACGCGCTACCGGCTCGAGGTCGCCGGGCTGGGCTTCGCGCTGATCGCGATCGTGCCGGTGCTCGTCGCGCTGGGGCTCGACTGGCCCGGGGTCGGTCAGCGGGGGTTCATCCTTGTCGGATTGACCTGGCAATGGCGCTTCGCCACATATATGGGTCAGAGTGACAAAAACTCGCTATAG
- a CDS encoding RNA polymerase sigma factor, translated as MFTDRMEAQPLDHDVLARLFAAHGDRVYAYCVRMLGNEHDAADALQDTFLNLARRGVDTGGDESRLRFYVFAAARNACFDLQRRRRDEASLDALREAGVPVERGTQAGPEQAALDGVTRDAVLGALARVPERQRKAWLLRELGELSYDEVGDRLGVNANAVAQLLHRTRRALQASIPAAAL; from the coding sequence GTGTTCACCGACCGCATGGAAGCTCAGCCCTTGGACCACGACGTGCTCGCCCGCCTCTTCGCGGCCCACGGCGACCGCGTGTACGCGTACTGCGTCCGGATGCTCGGCAACGAGCACGACGCCGCCGACGCCCTGCAGGACACGTTCCTCAACCTCGCCCGGCGCGGCGTCGACACCGGTGGCGACGAGAGCCGCCTGCGCTTCTACGTCTTCGCCGCCGCCCGCAACGCGTGCTTCGACCTGCAGCGCCGTCGCCGCGACGAGGCGTCACTGGACGCGCTGCGCGAGGCGGGCGTGCCCGTCGAGCGCGGCACGCAGGCCGGGCCCGAGCAGGCCGCGCTGGACGGCGTGACCCGCGACGCCGTCCTCGGCGCACTCGCCCGCGTGCCCGAGCGTCAGCGCAAGGCGTGGCTGCTGCGTGAGCTGGGCGAGCTCTCCTACGACGAGGTCGGCGACCGGCTCGGCGTCAACGCGAACGCGGTCGCCCAGCTGCTGCACCGCACGCGCCGCGCGCTCCAGGCCTCGATCCCCGCCGCGGCGCTCTAG